One Desulfosoma caldarium genomic window, CAAGGGCATGCCCAATCCTCGAGGGGCGCCGGGGGATTTATACGCGGTCTTGAAGATTGTGGTGCCCAAGAAGCTCACTCGAGAAGAAAAGACCTTGTTTGAAAAGCTCAAAGACATATCAGGCTTTGACCCACGGGCATAAGCCGCGCAGCGTTTGACGGAATCGCGCCACCGATGAAAAGACGTGGTGAGCCGACGTGGCCTTGATGTGCATCACGACTTCGCCGCTTTCACTCAAGGCGTCAAAGCGATGGCGAAAATATTGTCGAAAAACCTTTGAGGCACAGCCTAAGGCGTCTCAAAGGAAAGGGGTAGCGTTGAAGGAATTCCCCAGTGGGGGCGGTCCAGCGTGGAATGAGGAGGCCGGCGTCATGGTGGAAAAACGCTTTTGTATCGTTCGAAGGAGCACGTTTTACGGATCCCATTTCTGGGGACTGACCTTGGCCGAGTTGGCATCCTTGTGTGGGGTGCACCCGGATCTTATCATTCGCTTTGTGCACCTGGGACTTTTGGATCCTCTGGAAGAAAGGGATGGAGTGCCCAGTTTGTTTGCACCGTCTTCTGTGGACAGGGTGCACAAGATTGTGCGGTTGCGTCGTGATCTCGGCATCAATTACGTGGGTATCGGTGTGGTGCTGGACTTGATGCACCGCATCGAAACACTGGAATCCCGGTTA contains:
- a CDS encoding chaperone modulator CbpM, yielding MVEKRFCIVRRSTFYGSHFWGLTLAELASLCGVHPDLIIRFVHLGLLDPLEERDGVPSLFAPSSVDRVHKIVRLRRDLGINYVGIGVVLDLMHRIETLESRLRELERAMIGCRTERP